In Bos mutus isolate GX-2022 chromosome 2, NWIPB_WYAK_1.1, whole genome shotgun sequence, one DNA window encodes the following:
- the PROC gene encoding vitamin K-dependent protein C isoform X3 has translation MWQLTSLLLFVTIWGISSTPAPPDSVFSSSQRAHQVLRIRKRANSFLEELRPGNVERECSEEVCEFEEAREIFQNTEDTMAFWSKYSDGDQCEDRPSGSPCDLPCCGRGKCIDGLGGFRCDCAEGWEGRFCLHGEGGRRHCSCAPGYRLEDDHQLCVSKVTFPCGRLGKRMEKKRKTLKRDTNQVDQKDQLDPRIVDGQEAGWGESPWQAVLLDSKKKLVCGAVLIHVSWVLTVAHCLDSRKKLIVRLGEYDMRRWESWEVDLDIKEVIIHPNYTKSTSDNDIALLRLAKPATLSQTIVPICLPDSGLSERKLTQVGQETVVTGWGYRDETKRNRTFVLSFIKVPVVPYNACVHAMENKISENMLCAGILGDPRDACEGDSGGPMVTFFRGTWFLVGLVSWGEGCGRLYNYGVYTKVSRYLDWIYGHIKAQEAPLESQVP, from the exons ATGTGGCAGCTTACAAGCCTCTTACTGTTCGTGACCATCTGGGGAATTTCCAGCACACCAGCTCCTCCTG ACTCAGTGTTCTCCAGCAGCCAGCGTGCCCACCAAGTGCTGCGGATCCGCAAACGTGCCAACTCCTTCCTGGAGGAGCTGCGGCCCGGCAACGTGGAGCGTGAGTGCTCAGAGGAGGTCTGTGAGTTCGAGGAAGCTCGGGAGATTTTCCAAAACACGGAAGACACA ATGGCCTTCTGGTCCAAGTATAGCG ACGGGGACCAGTGCGAGGACCGGCCCTCAGGGAGCCCGTGCGACCTCCCATGCTGCGGACGCGGCAAGTGCATCGATGGCCTGGGCGGCTTCCGCTGCGACTGCGCGGAGGGCTGGGAGGGCCGCTTCTGCTTGCACGgtgagggg GGCCGGCGCCACTGCAGCTGCGCGCCCGGCTACCGGCTGGAGGACGACCACCAGCTCTGCGTGTCCAAGG TGACGTTCCCTTGTGGGAGGCTAGGGAAGCGAATGGAGAAGAAACGCAAGACCTTGAAACGTGACACAAACCAAGTCGACCAAAAAGACCAGTTGGATCCACGGATTGTCGATGGGCAGGAGGCTGGATGGGGAGAGAGCCCCTGGCAG GCAGTGCTGCTGGACTCCAAGAAGAAGCTGGTCTGTGGGGCAGTGCTAATCCACGTCTCCTGGGTGCTGACGGTGGCCCACTGCTTGGACAGCCGCAAGAAGCTCATCGTCAGGCTCG GGGAGTATGACATGCGGCGCTGGGAGAGCTGGGAGGTGGACCTGGACATCAAGGAGGTCATCATCCACCCTAACTATACCAAGAGCACCAGTGACAACGACATCGCCCTGCTCCGCCTGGCCAAGCCTGCCACTCTTTCGCAGACCATTGTGCCCATCTGTCTCCCGGATAGTGGCCTCTCTGAGCGCAAGCTCACCCAGGTCGGCCAGGAGACTGTGGTGACAGGCTGGGGCTACCGTGACGAGACCAAGAGAAACCGCACCTTCGTCCTCAGCTTCATCAAGGTCCCTGTGGTCCCGTACAATGCATGTGTCCATGCCATGGAAAACAAGATCTCTGAGAACATGCTGTGCGCTGGTATCCTCGGGGACCCGAGGGATGCCTGTGAGGGCGACAGTGGGGGGCCTATGGTCACCTTCTTCCGTGGCACCTGGTTCCTGGTGGGCCTGGTGAGCTGGGGCGAGGGCTGTGGGCGCCTCTACAACTACGGCGTTTACACCAAAGTCAGCCGTTACCTTGACTGGATCTACGGCCACATCAAAGCTCAGGAGGCCCCTCTTGAGAGCCAGGTGCCTTAG
- the PROC gene encoding vitamin K-dependent protein C isoform X1 codes for MWQLTSLLLFVTIWGISSTPAPPDSVFSSSQRAHQVLRIRKRANSFLEELRPGNVERECSEEVCEFEEAREIFQNTEDTMAFWSKYSDGDQCEDRPSGSPCDLPCCGRGKCIDGLGGFRCDCAEGWEGRFCLHEVRFSNCSAENGGCAHYCMEEEGRRHCSCAPGYRLEDDHQLCVSKVTFPCGRLGKRMEKKRKTLKRDTNQVDQKDQLDPRIVDGQEAGWGESPWQAVLLDSKKKLVCGAVLIHVSWVLTVAHCLDSRKKLIVRLGEYDMRRWESWEVDLDIKEVIIHPNYTKSTSDNDIALLRLAKPATLSQTIVPICLPDSGLSERKLTQVGQETVVTGWGYRDETKRNRTFVLSFIKVPVVPYNACVHAMENKISENMLCAGILGDPRDACEGDSGGPMVTFFRGTWFLVGLVSWGEGCGRLYNYGVYTKVSRYLDWIYGHIKAQEAPLESQVP; via the exons ATGTGGCAGCTTACAAGCCTCTTACTGTTCGTGACCATCTGGGGAATTTCCAGCACACCAGCTCCTCCTG ACTCAGTGTTCTCCAGCAGCCAGCGTGCCCACCAAGTGCTGCGGATCCGCAAACGTGCCAACTCCTTCCTGGAGGAGCTGCGGCCCGGCAACGTGGAGCGTGAGTGCTCAGAGGAGGTCTGTGAGTTCGAGGAAGCTCGGGAGATTTTCCAAAACACGGAAGACACA ATGGCCTTCTGGTCCAAGTATAGCG ACGGGGACCAGTGCGAGGACCGGCCCTCAGGGAGCCCGTGCGACCTCCCATGCTGCGGACGCGGCAAGTGCATCGATGGCCTGGGCGGCTTCCGCTGCGACTGCGCGGAGGGCTGGGAGGGCCGCTTCTGCTTGCACG AGGTGCGCTTCTCCAACTGCTCGGCGGAAAACGGCGGCTGCGCCCACTACTGCATGGAGGAGGAGGGCCGGCGCCACTGCAGCTGCGCGCCCGGCTACCGGCTGGAGGACGACCACCAGCTCTGCGTGTCCAAGG TGACGTTCCCTTGTGGGAGGCTAGGGAAGCGAATGGAGAAGAAACGCAAGACCTTGAAACGTGACACAAACCAAGTCGACCAAAAAGACCAGTTGGATCCACGGATTGTCGATGGGCAGGAGGCTGGATGGGGAGAGAGCCCCTGGCAG GCAGTGCTGCTGGACTCCAAGAAGAAGCTGGTCTGTGGGGCAGTGCTAATCCACGTCTCCTGGGTGCTGACGGTGGCCCACTGCTTGGACAGCCGCAAGAAGCTCATCGTCAGGCTCG GGGAGTATGACATGCGGCGCTGGGAGAGCTGGGAGGTGGACCTGGACATCAAGGAGGTCATCATCCACCCTAACTATACCAAGAGCACCAGTGACAACGACATCGCCCTGCTCCGCCTGGCCAAGCCTGCCACTCTTTCGCAGACCATTGTGCCCATCTGTCTCCCGGATAGTGGCCTCTCTGAGCGCAAGCTCACCCAGGTCGGCCAGGAGACTGTGGTGACAGGCTGGGGCTACCGTGACGAGACCAAGAGAAACCGCACCTTCGTCCTCAGCTTCATCAAGGTCCCTGTGGTCCCGTACAATGCATGTGTCCATGCCATGGAAAACAAGATCTCTGAGAACATGCTGTGCGCTGGTATCCTCGGGGACCCGAGGGATGCCTGTGAGGGCGACAGTGGGGGGCCTATGGTCACCTTCTTCCGTGGCACCTGGTTCCTGGTGGGCCTGGTGAGCTGGGGCGAGGGCTGTGGGCGCCTCTACAACTACGGCGTTTACACCAAAGTCAGCCGTTACCTTGACTGGATCTACGGCCACATCAAAGCTCAGGAGGCCCCTCTTGAGAGCCAGGTGCCTTAG
- the PROC gene encoding vitamin K-dependent protein C isoform X2: MWQLTSLLLFVTIWGISSTPAPPVFSSSQRAHQVLRIRKRANSFLEELRPGNVERECSEEVCEFEEAREIFQNTEDTMAFWSKYSDGDQCEDRPSGSPCDLPCCGRGKCIDGLGGFRCDCAEGWEGRFCLHEVRFSNCSAENGGCAHYCMEEEGRRHCSCAPGYRLEDDHQLCVSKVTFPCGRLGKRMEKKRKTLKRDTNQVDQKDQLDPRIVDGQEAGWGESPWQAVLLDSKKKLVCGAVLIHVSWVLTVAHCLDSRKKLIVRLGEYDMRRWESWEVDLDIKEVIIHPNYTKSTSDNDIALLRLAKPATLSQTIVPICLPDSGLSERKLTQVGQETVVTGWGYRDETKRNRTFVLSFIKVPVVPYNACVHAMENKISENMLCAGILGDPRDACEGDSGGPMVTFFRGTWFLVGLVSWGEGCGRLYNYGVYTKVSRYLDWIYGHIKAQEAPLESQVP, translated from the exons ATGTGGCAGCTTACAAGCCTCTTACTGTTCGTGACCATCTGGGGAATTTCCAGCACACCAGCTCCTCCTG TGTTCTCCAGCAGCCAGCGTGCCCACCAAGTGCTGCGGATCCGCAAACGTGCCAACTCCTTCCTGGAGGAGCTGCGGCCCGGCAACGTGGAGCGTGAGTGCTCAGAGGAGGTCTGTGAGTTCGAGGAAGCTCGGGAGATTTTCCAAAACACGGAAGACACA ATGGCCTTCTGGTCCAAGTATAGCG ACGGGGACCAGTGCGAGGACCGGCCCTCAGGGAGCCCGTGCGACCTCCCATGCTGCGGACGCGGCAAGTGCATCGATGGCCTGGGCGGCTTCCGCTGCGACTGCGCGGAGGGCTGGGAGGGCCGCTTCTGCTTGCACG AGGTGCGCTTCTCCAACTGCTCGGCGGAAAACGGCGGCTGCGCCCACTACTGCATGGAGGAGGAGGGCCGGCGCCACTGCAGCTGCGCGCCCGGCTACCGGCTGGAGGACGACCACCAGCTCTGCGTGTCCAAGG TGACGTTCCCTTGTGGGAGGCTAGGGAAGCGAATGGAGAAGAAACGCAAGACCTTGAAACGTGACACAAACCAAGTCGACCAAAAAGACCAGTTGGATCCACGGATTGTCGATGGGCAGGAGGCTGGATGGGGAGAGAGCCCCTGGCAG GCAGTGCTGCTGGACTCCAAGAAGAAGCTGGTCTGTGGGGCAGTGCTAATCCACGTCTCCTGGGTGCTGACGGTGGCCCACTGCTTGGACAGCCGCAAGAAGCTCATCGTCAGGCTCG GGGAGTATGACATGCGGCGCTGGGAGAGCTGGGAGGTGGACCTGGACATCAAGGAGGTCATCATCCACCCTAACTATACCAAGAGCACCAGTGACAACGACATCGCCCTGCTCCGCCTGGCCAAGCCTGCCACTCTTTCGCAGACCATTGTGCCCATCTGTCTCCCGGATAGTGGCCTCTCTGAGCGCAAGCTCACCCAGGTCGGCCAGGAGACTGTGGTGACAGGCTGGGGCTACCGTGACGAGACCAAGAGAAACCGCACCTTCGTCCTCAGCTTCATCAAGGTCCCTGTGGTCCCGTACAATGCATGTGTCCATGCCATGGAAAACAAGATCTCTGAGAACATGCTGTGCGCTGGTATCCTCGGGGACCCGAGGGATGCCTGTGAGGGCGACAGTGGGGGGCCTATGGTCACCTTCTTCCGTGGCACCTGGTTCCTGGTGGGCCTGGTGAGCTGGGGCGAGGGCTGTGGGCGCCTCTACAACTACGGCGTTTACACCAAAGTCAGCCGTTACCTTGACTGGATCTACGGCCACATCAAAGCTCAGGAGGCCCCTCTTGAGAGCCAGGTGCCTTAG